One window of Bacillus sp. THAF10 genomic DNA carries:
- the pheT gene encoding phenylalanine--tRNA ligase subunit beta, with the protein MLVSYNWLKDYVNIDDISAEDLAEKITRSGIEVEGVEVLNDGIQGVVVGHVLEKEQHPNADKLNKCQVNLGNGETVQIVCGAKNVDKGQKVAVATVGAVLPGNFKIKRAKLRGEESNGMICSLQELGIGSKLVAKEFSEGIFVFPSDVEVGTDALEYLNRNDKVLELGLTPNRSDALSMLGVAYEVGAILGRDVKWPSTDYVANNENASDYISVNVDAPEDNSLYVAKVVKNVKIGPSPLWMQARLMAAGIRPHNNVVDITNYILLEYGQPLHAFDYDRLGSKEILVRRARKDEKITTLDDAERTLTEDHLVITNGEEPVALAGVMGGANSEVQSDTTTILLESAYFNGVTVRKASKDHGLRSEASARYEKGIDPNRTREAAERAVALMEEYAGGEVVSGSVEVNTLKVEAAVVTTTVEKINSVLGTSITAEEVKEIFTKLKFDVSEDNGRFTVTVPTRRGDITIEEDLVEEVARLFGYDNIPTTLPVSAATPGVLTPYQAMRRKVRRYLEGAGLIQNITYSLTSEERAKQFALEDGKAIRLAMPMSEERSTLRLSLVPHLLEALQHNIARSLQANAVYEIGSVFIGKDDAVLPEEKERLAGALTGVWQQQPWQGEKKTVDFFVAKGILEGMFSMLGVSDAISYTRSEKDGLHPGRTAEILLNGESVGFIGQLHPEKLNELDLPETYVFELSLTALLGESVGEIQYEAIPRFPSISRDIALVVDRSVAAGELQAVIKATGGSLLKEVQVFDVYEGDKIDTSKKSVAFALRYYHPEHTLTDEEVTKVHNKVLKAVEEKFAAVLRS; encoded by the coding sequence ATGTTAGTATCTTATAATTGGTTAAAAGATTACGTAAATATAGATGATATTTCTGCTGAGGACCTGGCAGAGAAGATTACAAGAAGTGGGATTGAAGTGGAAGGCGTGGAAGTGTTGAACGACGGTATTCAAGGTGTTGTCGTTGGTCACGTTTTAGAAAAAGAACAGCATCCAAATGCGGATAAATTGAACAAGTGTCAGGTGAACCTAGGGAACGGCGAGACTGTGCAAATTGTCTGTGGAGCGAAAAATGTAGACAAAGGCCAGAAAGTAGCAGTTGCTACAGTTGGAGCAGTTCTTCCTGGTAATTTTAAAATAAAGCGTGCAAAGCTTCGCGGAGAAGAATCCAACGGAATGATTTGTTCCTTGCAAGAATTGGGGATTGGTTCAAAGCTTGTAGCCAAAGAATTCTCTGAGGGGATTTTCGTGTTCCCAAGTGATGTCGAAGTTGGGACAGATGCATTAGAATACTTAAACCGTAATGACAAAGTATTAGAGCTTGGACTTACCCCAAACCGTTCGGATGCATTGAGCATGCTAGGTGTGGCGTATGAAGTGGGAGCAATCCTTGGTCGTGACGTAAAATGGCCATCTACTGACTATGTTGCAAACAATGAGAATGCTTCTGATTATATTTCTGTAAATGTAGATGCTCCTGAAGATAATTCCTTATATGTTGCTAAAGTAGTGAAAAACGTAAAAATTGGTCCCTCTCCGCTATGGATGCAAGCTCGTTTGATGGCAGCGGGAATTCGCCCTCATAATAACGTGGTCGACATTACGAATTACATTTTATTAGAATATGGTCAGCCATTACATGCGTTTGATTATGATCGTCTTGGCAGCAAGGAAATCCTTGTTCGTCGTGCTCGTAAGGATGAAAAGATTACAACGCTCGATGATGCAGAACGCACGTTAACAGAAGATCACCTAGTTATAACAAATGGAGAGGAACCTGTGGCACTAGCTGGTGTAATGGGGGGAGCAAATTCAGAGGTTCAATCTGACACAACAACCATCCTGCTTGAGTCTGCATACTTCAATGGCGTGACTGTTAGAAAGGCTTCGAAAGACCATGGTCTTCGTAGTGAAGCAAGTGCACGCTATGAAAAGGGCATCGATCCTAATCGGACACGTGAAGCAGCAGAAAGAGCGGTTGCTCTTATGGAAGAATATGCTGGTGGTGAAGTGGTAAGCGGTTCTGTAGAAGTGAATACCTTGAAAGTAGAAGCTGCGGTAGTTACTACTACTGTTGAAAAAATTAATAGCGTACTTGGGACTTCTATCACTGCTGAGGAAGTAAAAGAGATTTTCACGAAGCTGAAATTTGATGTGTCAGAAGACAATGGTCGCTTTACAGTAACAGTACCAACTCGTCGTGGAGATATCACGATTGAAGAGGATCTTGTAGAGGAAGTAGCGCGTTTGTTCGGATACGACAACATTCCAACAACCTTACCAGTAAGTGCAGCAACTCCTGGGGTATTAACACCGTATCAAGCAATGCGCCGTAAAGTTCGCCGTTACCTTGAGGGGGCAGGGTTGATTCAAAACATTACGTACTCGTTGACAAGTGAAGAGCGTGCGAAGCAATTTGCCCTTGAGGATGGTAAAGCGATTCGCCTTGCAATGCCGATGAGTGAAGAAAGAAGTACCTTGCGGTTAAGCCTTGTACCACATCTTTTAGAAGCACTTCAACACAATATCGCTCGTTCCTTGCAAGCGAATGCTGTATATGAAATTGGTTCTGTTTTCATTGGAAAAGACGATGCTGTACTGCCGGAAGAAAAAGAACGTCTCGCTGGTGCCTTAACAGGTGTATGGCAACAACAACCATGGCAAGGTGAGAAGAAAACAGTCGACTTCTTTGTGGCGAAAGGAATTTTGGAAGGAATGTTCTCGATGCTAGGTGTGAGTGATGCTATTTCTTACACTCGTTCCGAAAAAGACGGCTTACATCCAGGTCGTACAGCCGAGATTTTGCTGAACGGAGAGAGCGTTGGTTTCATCGGCCAGCTTCACCCAGAGAAATTAAATGAACTGGACCTGCCGGAAACATACGTTTTCGAGCTTTCCTTAACCGCTCTACTTGGAGAAAGTGTGGGCGAAATTCAATACGAAGCAATTCCACGCTTCCCATCCATCAGCCGTGACATTGCACTTGTCGTAGATCGCAGTGTAGCTGCCGGAGAATTACAAGCAGTCATTAAAGCAACAGGTGGCTCGCTACTTAAGGAAGTTCAGGTATTTGACGTATATGAAGGAGACAAAATCGACACTTCCAAAAAATCCGTTGCTTTTGCCCTTCGTTACTATCACCCAGAGCATACCTTAACAGACGAAGAAGTAACAAAGGTTCACAACAAAGTCCTAAAAGCAGTCGAAGAAAAATTCGCAGCTGTATTAAGAAGCTAA